CGGGATGCCATCAAGGATCACCTCCATCGGCAGAGGTACGCCAATGACGCCGGTCGAACAGACCAGCACCTGCTCTTCCGAACAGCCCAGGCATCCCGCGACTTCAGCGGTCATTCGTTTAGCATTCTCGATGCCTGGCAAACCTGTCGCTGCGTTTGAATTTCCGGAGTTTATGATCACAGCTCGAACGTTCGGGGCGGGGACCCGGGAACGTGATACCGTGACCGGTGCCCCGCAAACCCGGTTCTGAGTAAACACACCGGCTGCCGCAGCCGGGCGATCTGAAACAAAGAGTGCCAGGTCACTCTTCCCACTCGCCTTGATGCCGGCGGTTGAACCTGAAGTCCTGAATTCGGCTGGTAGGGAACCGAAATTGTTGATGCTCACGGGATTCTGATGATTCATGCGAGGTGCGACTTAATGGGACGTTTTTCGTTGGGCGTTCTGTGTGACGGAAAAGCAGAGTGTGGCGTTCGCCTGAATTCTGCAGAAGCCGCAGCAAACTGCAAATCTCAGGACGTGTTGGGAGGTACGGACAAAAAAAGCCGCAGGGTTGATCCTGCGGCATGATGGTTCAGGCGAGTGTCCGGACATCTGTATCAGGCGATATCGAAGCTTTCCACTTCGGCACTCTCTTCAGCGAGTTCGTCTTCGACAATCAGGTTTCCGACACTTCCCGGGCCGTGATCGTAGCAATCGTCCTGGTGCCAGAGAGGCAATCCGGCGGCGTATCTCGCCGCAAGCATCATGACTTTTTCTTCTGACCCGGGCTTCGCGGCAGTAGGAGCTGACGGATCAACTCCCAGTGCTTTCAGTTCTTCTTCGAAGCCAGCGTCCAGATCGCTGAGAAATTCATAGCCTTCGATGTCTACCAGTGACTCAAGACCAGAGTCTGCATCGAGAAAATACGACGACATTCAGGGGCTCCAATGGGCTGCAACCAGTTGCGACAACAGTTAATTCCGCTCCGTCGTTTCCGTCCCTGGAAACATCAGTCCTGCTACCATCCTGCTCGCCGCCAGACATCGCAAATTCGCGAGGTTGCCTGTTATCGGGAGATTGTTTTGAAGGCCCAGTTTGACTGAATATTGAACGCGTCCCTGCGAGTCACGATTGTTGAACTCAGGGTGTGAAATGTCAACAAAATTTCACAAAACGTAAAATCAATTCCAGTGATCCGGATGCCTCAATGCGGTTCGATCATGACAACGAGAGAAGTGACCTGGCCGCCAGTCGGAACCTGGATTTGAAGCGACTTTCCCGAAAGCCATTCTCCGGGAATCGGATCCAATTCAGACCATCAGCTTGTCTTACGCGATACGTGGTAACGCTTGAGCTTTCGGTCCAGTGTGGATCGCTCTATGCCAAGAATCTGTGCTGCGCGCGATTTGTTCCATTCGGTGTGGTCCAGTGTCGCCAGGATGTGCTGCTGCTCAATATCTGCGAGCGAAAGTTCGCGATACTCTCCATCGCGCTGAGTTCCCGGTTCGGTTACCGAGAATCGACTGGACAACGTCGAAAGTTGAACGTCAGACGCCTTCACAACTTCGTTTCGACAAAGGATTACCGTACGTTCGATGGTGTTTTGCAGTTCCCGAACATTCCCCGGCCAATTGTATTCGCGAAGCAGTTCTGTCGCTTCATCAGTGAATCCCGTTATGACTCGTCCTGTCTTTTGAACAAACCTGGCCAAAAAAGTGTTTGCCAGCAGAACGATATCATCTTTTCGTTCACGCAGCGGCGGAGCAATAATCTCAGCAACATGCAGTCGGAAATAGAGGTCTTTTCGGAAGTCGCCATCCTCGACGGCTTCTTCGAGGTCTCTGTTGGTAGCGGCCAGAAGTCTGACATCCACTTGTATTGGTTTGCGCCCCCCAATTCGTTCAAAGGGGTGCCCTTCCAGCACACGCAGGAATTTCGCCTGAATGGCCGGGCTCATTTCGCCGACTTCATCCAGAAACAGCGTGCCCTTGTCGGCTTGCTCGAATCGGCCCACTTTTCGATCCGTAGCGCCAGTGAAGGCGCCTTTTTCGTGGCCAAACAATTCGCTCTCCAGCAGGCTCTCATTCAGCGCTGCGCAGTTGAGGCACACGAATGGACCGTCTCGCCGTGGGCTCATATTGTGAATGCTGCGCGCGATCAGCTCTTTTCCGCAGCCACTCTCGCCCCGAATCAGAACACTCGCGTCTGTTTCAGCGATGAGCGTGATTCGATCCTTCATTTCCTTCATCGAGGGCGTTTCGCCTACGAGCTGGTATTCGCTGGAGAGCTGTTCCCGGAGTGAGCGATTTTCGTTTCTTGCCTGAGCGAGGCCGGACTGCAGTGAGTCTCTTTCTTTAAGTTGTTCCAGTGCAACAGCCAGTTGATTCGCAACAGCGAGCGTGAATTCCAGGTCATGTTTATCCAGAGGGTTATCAGGATTCGTGGAATACAGGTGCACCAGGCCATAGGTCCGCGTTGCCGAATGAATCGGTGCACAGATGACACTGATGGCTTTCATTTCGCCAAGACTGTCGAAAACAGACAGTTGACTATCATCACTGACATCTGTCGCAAGAATTGCTTCGCAGGAAGACAGAACAACCCGGGAGAGATTATCGGACACGCGGCGGTAAGGCAGGTCTCTTTTGCTGTCATAGGCGACCACCTGCAGGTCTGCCGGCGTCGGCGCATCGGTTTCCTGAACTGCCAGAAGAATCGCGCTGATATTGGCCACCGTTTCGCGGGCAAGGTTCGCCAGGACGACATCTGTCAGTTGCTGGCGAGTTCTCGCAGATCCCATCTCAAGTCCCAGGCGATACAGCTTGGCCAGCTCTGCTCCGCTCGTATCACGCACAGACTCATCCCTGGGTGTCAGGAACCCGGGAGAAGAAGCACGATGCATGATCTTCGGCTGCTTGTCACGAAGAACCGCAATCGGATGAGAATCAAGCGTCTTGCCTTCGTTGCCCATATTTGCCGGGGTGCCGGGTGTCTGGTCCAGGCTTGTGGTGAATGCCAGCTGGCAAGCACCGATAACAATGACATCGCCCGACCGCAGCGATGTTTCGCCGTCGACAGCAGCCCCGCGCAGGATCGTTCCATTGCGACTACTCAGGTCCCTGAGCCGCCATTCTCCTCCAGAGGTGAAGATTTCGCAGTGATTGCGGCTGCATGAATCGTCCTGCAGGACGATTCGATTTGTGGTTGACCGACCGATTGTTGTGACCTGACCCTGCCGAAGCCTGACAACATCCCGCCAGGTGGCTCCATCCCAAGTCAATACGAAAGCAAACTTCTCAGCTGCTCCATTCTCGTCGGCATCTTCGCTTGTCATTTTTGTTTCTGGATCCGCTGGACGTAAGAAAACAAACCTGAGCCGCCTGTTCCGATGAGAAGACAGGCGGGCACAGCTAAATTTATCTCGGGCCCGACAGTCGTATCATGGCGAACAGGCGCTGGAATGTCATCTCACTGTCGATGTTTGATGGTGTACTTCATTGTGAGGGACTTTCGGATGACAGTTCTTCCGAATCGCAATAGACTGACCCCGCGCTTGGTTTGATGAAGTGACAGGCAGATGTTTGAAAATAAGACTCGCAACCGGCATTCAGCAAAGGATCTTTTCTCATGAATGGTGCATGGCCAGGGGGCCCATGTCCACAATGTGGAGATGTCATGCCAGCCCGCGTTGTTCATTGTCGGACGTGCCGAGCCCTGCTCAATTCTGAACTCACTGAAGACAGTGTTGAGATTCCCAAGTTTGTCCCGTTGCCGGAGTTAGTCGTGATTGCTGCTGCCCCTCCCCGAGGTCATTATGTCGAATGCCCCGGATGCCATGAAGAACTTCGAATTCACGTCAAGTATCAGGGGCAGAAAGTGCAATGCAAACACTGCGAGCAGGCGTTCCGCTATGACGACAGCGTGAAAATCATTGCCATGTATACGCAGTGTCCGCATTGTGCAAAAGAGCTGAGGGCGGCCATGAAACACGTCGGAACCAGGGTCGGTTGCCGGTTTTGCGCTGGACATATCGAACTGCTGAAGACGCCGCAGTGAGCCAGAATGCTGTCTCGGATACGGAATTCACCGATGTCCCCTGCCCCTTCCGCGTTGGCGGTATCCCGGCAAAGCAGTCATGACAGGGTGTGCTGCGACGACAGATCAGAACTGTGAGAGAAAACGGATGTCATTCTCGTAGAATCGTCGGATGTCATCGACTCCGTAGTGTTTCATGCAGAACCGTTCGATTCCCAGGCCGAATGCGAATCCTGAAAATTCTTCCGGGTCGTAGCCAACAGCTTTGAAGACATTAGGATCGACCATCCCGGCGCCCCCGATTTCCATCCAGTTGTCGCCCCATTTCATGTCGACTTCCACAGATGGTTCTGTGAAAGGAAAGAATGACGGACGGAAGCGGATTTCAACATCGGGGCCAAGAAAGCTGCGTGCAAAAAGGCTGAGGACCGTCTTCAGCTGTGCCATTGTTACATGGCGATCGACGAGCAGACCTTCCATCTGGTGAAACATACACGAGTGTGTCTTGTCCATGGTATCCGGGCGATAGACCCGTCCAAGAGAGACGATCCTCACCGGAGGCTGGCTCGTTTCCATGGTTCGGATTTGTACGGTGGAAGTCTGGCTTCTGAGGAGTACCGGTCCGCCGGCGAATTTTGAAGCGCAGGCAATGTAGAAGTTATCCAGCGGGTCACGTGCGGGATGATCTTCGGGGATATTCAGTGACTCGAAGTTGTGGCGTTCGTCCTCAAGTTCGGGGCCTTCAACAACGGTAAAGCCAAACCGTCCCATGAGTTCCCGGAACTCAGCAATTGTCTGGGTGATGGGGTGCAGTTTGCCGATTGTTATTTTTTCGCCGGGCAGAGTGACGTCGAAGTCGCTGGAAGCAGCCTTGGCGGTTTCTGCCAGCTCAGCCTGCCGCCTTTCCATCGCTTCCGTAACGGCCACTCGAACTTCATTGAAACGTTTGCCGACGCGGGGCTTTTCGTCGGGGGATGCCTTTCCCACCTGCTTCTGGAGATCCCGGACGCGGCCGTTCTTCTGACCCATGAACTCCACCGCACGGCTTCAAGCTCTGCCGCATTGCCTGCGCGCTGAAGTGCATTGAGAGCTGCTTGTTCGAATTCATCAAACGCAGAAAGGATGTCGCTCATGGTTCAAAACACTTTAAAGCGTTGTGGCGTTCGTGATTGTTCCTGCCCGGTGCCAAAGAAAACAGGCGAGGATCCTGTGGAGGATGCTCGCCCGTCGATTCTTTTCG
This genomic interval from Planctomycetaceae bacterium contains the following:
- a CDS encoding sigma 54-interacting transcriptional regulator, which produces MTSEDADENGAAEKFAFVLTWDGATWRDVVRLRQGQVTTIGRSTTNRIVLQDDSCSRNHCEIFTSGGEWRLRDLSSRNGTILRGAAVDGETSLRSGDVIVIGACQLAFTTSLDQTPGTPANMGNEGKTLDSHPIAVLRDKQPKIMHRASSPGFLTPRDESVRDTSGAELAKLYRLGLEMGSARTRQQLTDVVLANLARETVANISAILLAVQETDAPTPADLQVVAYDSKRDLPYRRVSDNLSRVVLSSCEAILATDVSDDSQLSVFDSLGEMKAISVICAPIHSATRTYGLVHLYSTNPDNPLDKHDLEFTLAVANQLAVALEQLKERDSLQSGLAQARNENRSLREQLSSEYQLVGETPSMKEMKDRITLIAETDASVLIRGESGCGKELIARSIHNMSPRRDGPFVCLNCAALNESLLESELFGHEKGAFTGATDRKVGRFEQADKGTLFLDEVGEMSPAIQAKFLRVLEGHPFERIGGRKPIQVDVRLLAATNRDLEEAVEDGDFRKDLYFRLHVAEIIAPPLRERKDDIVLLANTFLARFVQKTGRVITGFTDEATELLREYNWPGNVRELQNTIERTVILCRNEVVKASDVQLSTLSSRFSVTEPGTQRDGEYRELSLADIEQQHILATLDHTEWNKSRAAQILGIERSTLDRKLKRYHVSRKTS